GCTGGCGATCGCGCTGTGGGAATACATGCGGCACGCTTTTCTGCTGCCGTACATCTCGATGGGGCTCGGCAATTTGCTTACGCCGGTGCTGGCGCTGCTACTGACGCTGACCGTCATGCGGCGCCTGTTTCGAATGCTGGAGGCGACGAGCGAGTCGCTGCAGCGGGAACGGTCGGCCAAGGCGGCGCTGCTCGAGCGCGAGCGGCTGGCCCGCGAGCTTCACGACGGCATTTCGCAGTCGCTTTTTCTGCTGGCGGTCAAGCTTGACAAGCTGGAGCACGCCGAGGACGGGGAGCAGGTGCGCGAGACGGCGGAGCAAATCCGCAAAACGGCGAAGCATATGTACGACGACGTCCGGCAGTCGATCGCGAGTCTTCGCGGCGAGCCTACGGGCGAGGAAATGCAGTGGATGGACGCCGTGCGGCAGATGGCCGAACAGCTTGGCCAGGGCGGTCTGCGGACCGAGCTGGATTGGCGGCTTCCGGATACGCAGCTGACCGACAAGGAGAAGGTCGAGCTGCTGGCCATCGTCCGCGAAGCGATGATGAACGTGGAGAAGCATGCCCGCGCCTCGCGGCTCGCCGTGCACGCCGCCGCGGAGCCCGTGGACGGCGGAGGTTTCCGCGTCACGGTGGAGGACGACGGCGTCGGCGCCGACGAGCGCGAGCTGAACGCGAGAGGCCGGTACGGCGTCCGCATGATGCGGGACCGGGCGGCGGCGATGGGCTGGCGCTTTGAGATCCGGCCGGCGGGCCAGGAGGCTGCCGGGACCGTCGTCGAGGTCGCCAAGACGGACGGGCGTTAACAAGCGGGAACGGAGGTGGAGCGGTGGAGGAACGGAGCGGGCGCGTCCGCGTCATGATCGCGGACGACCATCCCCATGGCCGGGAGGGGATACGCGACATTTTGGAGAGGGACGCGTCCTTCGAGATCGTCGGCGAAGCGGAGGACGGCGAGCAGGCGGTACGGCTGGCCGCCGCGCTGGCGCCCGATTTGATCCTGATGGACATCCGAATGCCGAACGTGAACGGGATGGCGGCGACCGCCCGCATTAAAGCGGCCGATCCGCAGGTGAAAATCGTCATGGTGACGGTGTCCGACGACATCGCCGATCTGTTCGAGGCGATCAAGCACGGCGCGCAGGGCTATCTGCCGAAAAACGTGTCGCCTTCCGCCTGGCTCGAATATTTGCGCGCGGTAGCCGTCGATGAGACGCCGATGCCGAAGGAGCTCGCCTTCCGGCTGCTGCAGGAATTTACCGCCGGCCGCACCGAGACGAAGCGGCGGAGCGACGAAGCCGGGGCGCCGCTGCGGCGGGGAAGCGGCCCGGCTGCGGGAGCGCAGCGTCCGGGCGGAATCGACGCGTCCGCCAAAGCGCAGGAAATCGACGCGTCCGGCCGGACGCCGTTAACCCCGCGCGAACGTGAAATATTGGAACGGGTCGCGCAGGGCGAATCGAACCGGCAAATTGCCGAAACGCTCGGCATCTCCGAGCATACGGTGAAAAACCATCTCAAGAGCATTTTGCAAAAGCTGCATCTGGACAACCGCGTCCAGCTCACCCGTTATGCGTTCGAGCGCGGCTGGATGGACCGGTAA
This genomic window from Paenibacillus humicola contains:
- a CDS encoding sensor histidine kinase, giving the protein MPYKRIKRLILWIPPLAIALWEYMRHAFLLPYISMGLGNLLTPVLALLLTLTVMRRLFRMLEATSESLQRERSAKAALLERERLARELHDGISQSLFLLAVKLDKLEHAEDGEQVRETAEQIRKTAKHMYDDVRQSIASLRGEPTGEEMQWMDAVRQMAEQLGQGGLRTELDWRLPDTQLTDKEKVELLAIVREAMMNVEKHARASRLAVHAAAEPVDGGGFRVTVEDDGVGADERELNARGRYGVRMMRDRAAAMGWRFEIRPAGQEAAGTVVEVAKTDGR
- a CDS encoding response regulator, whose product is MIADDHPHGREGIRDILERDASFEIVGEAEDGEQAVRLAAALAPDLILMDIRMPNVNGMAATARIKAADPQVKIVMVTVSDDIADLFEAIKHGAQGYLPKNVSPSAWLEYLRAVAVDETPMPKELAFRLLQEFTAGRTETKRRSDEAGAPLRRGSGPAAGAQRPGGIDASAKAQEIDASGRTPLTPREREILERVAQGESNRQIAETLGISEHTVKNHLKSILQKLHLDNRVQLTRYAFERGWMDR